DNA sequence from the Myxocyprinus asiaticus isolate MX2 ecotype Aquarium Trade chromosome 3, UBuf_Myxa_2, whole genome shotgun sequence genome:
GTTTCCTATTTGCTTTCCCAGTTTGCAAGTGCTGTTCTTCAGTCTTGGCTACGTTTAAATCACAGCTCTTCAGACTCACCAACATGTGACTCAGTGAATCCCAGTGTGTTGTGCAATGAAGCACAGTTCCAGCTGAATAAACCTGGCTGTCATAGGTGTTTTGCTGTAAAAGCTAGGCTGTACTTTTATGGATCACAACAAACAGTAACATGAAAGAATTGAAAGTAAATCATCACAAAGCACCTTTTTTTGctaaaatgtgcttattaaatGTAGGCTATTCTTAATACATCTTTATCttgtgttttcattttaatatgctttaattctttttaaattatttcatgGAAAAACAACTTATCATTAATCTATTAATGCTAAAGCTACTGTATATGGATAATTTGAAAAGTAAATCTTTCTGGTTTTAAATTAGGGAGTAGCAGTCAAAATGATTTGTTGTTCTACTGTATATGAAGTAATCTAAATCAAATCTATACATAGATCTGATcatgctctggaaccattagaaaaagaaaagcaatgtACCTGCTGTACATCCAGAAATTACTTGCACTATATAGAAGGACTTACTTTTGAGAATTGCAAGATTAATAATGACAGTCACTAATGAGTAAGCCTGTTTTTACCTAAGTACAGTCATTTCATGACTGGTATATTGAGTTCTTACATATTTCCTAATGTGATGCTGACATAACATATCTTTACTTTTTGTCCTGAAGTGCAGTTGTCAGGCAAATTCAATTTACCAATACTAACTcttaatttaaaatgcaaattataataataaaagaacagTCAGTGCAGTAGTAAACCCACCTGTCttgacaatcttttttttttttttttttttttttactttgctagTAGTACAGTATATAATTAAAGTAAATTTAATAATAGTAATGAATAGATCAGCATGTGAAACATCCAAATTATCCCAATTTGCAGCAACTGTTTTTTgaggcataaaacaaacataatatcAGTGGAATTATACCCAGAGTCATCATGAGTTATGTGAAGTGCCTGACATTGGCAAGGTCATTGTACCGGCAGTATGAGTTTTCTTGAAAACCCTTTCACTGTTTCCAATTTGAAGTTTAATGCTATTAATTTAGAGAGCTAAAGGAAGTGGTGTGCATATTAATAACATGGTGATTCCCTCATAGGCCATAGTCACCAATTGTTCCACTCATAGCCTTCTGAATTATTACCATCAGCTGAGGTTAATGTTGCCATTCTTGATACATGAAAGTAATATCTTCAGGCTGATTTTTGCTTGAGGTGCTGTTAACTCTCAGCCAtgttatttgatcaaatgtgaaCTGTGTTTTTTCTTCTCTCACCTCCTAGCTTTTCCAATAGCCAAAAATAATGGTCATGAACATGTACAAAGATTATCACATTTAAGAAAGCTTCACGTGCCTGACCGTTTACTTCCAGTACACGTCAAATgtttatttgatcaaatattcCTGAAGATAACTCTACATATGGCCCATTTCTTACATCATACTTTGATCAAACGACAGGACACGTAAATTATGACAGATCATTCGGAGTCGATAGTATTCTTTTCATCCTTTTTACTTAAGCAAGTAAAAGTACACAAAAGTGGCATGTCTTttgacaataaataataaaatgttttgtaataCACTAACAAAACAAGAAACCTTCAGAGCTAATCAATCATATTAACTTAAATCTATACACATCTTTGGGAAAGACAAAAGTTCTTGGACGGACACGAACACATGAGATTCCCACACAGCTTGTGGCAAAATAGAGGTATACCTTGTTGCAATGCTTTAGTAGTACTTGGGCTTAAAAGAGACCAATAAAAACTGTAAGCGCAGTAGACCTCGTCTGCCATACACCCTCTTCAATTTGTGAACTAGTCCATTTCGATCTATTTTATAGAAACAGAATAAACAGTCATGGTTTCACAATAGGCTACTCACGTTGCGCACAATAGTAGGTtgatgtatgaatgtgtatattagactaaGTTCACTTGCGTCTTATATCCACAAAGGTCCATTGATTTGtcataaaaagtgtgtgtgtgtgtgtgtgtgtgtgtgtgtgtatgtgtgtgtgtgtgtgtgttgggggttgGGGGGTGCTTAGGGGTTTTTGGCAAAAGTGTAGCCGACCAGGTCCACTCGGCCGCGCCGCAGTGCACTGCAATCATCAATTCAAGTTCGTTATGTGAATATGTGCGCCGGCTGGGTCCACTTTCGCTGGAGTTTGCAACTTCTCATCAAGGGCAATCTACTCATGAAATGGTCTTTGCACAACACTCGTTGGACTTGCTCGGTACATCTGAGTGTGTTTAAAATCCATGATTGTCATCACAGTTTATAAATACAACCAAGGGTTGTTTCGTTAAAGAGGCATCGTGCAGTTGGAGAATGGGTTTTATTCAGGAGTGGCCCTAAATTAAATAGGGATGGAAGAAACTTCACGACCCCATCTCTGAGATTGGTTCCCCGACACGTCCTTTCCCATACTTCAGGTACAGTAATCCACTCGCCTAGGCCTCTATAGGACTCGCTACCATGCTGTTTGGTGTATCTGGCAGTTGCGAGGACATCGAGGCGACCTCGCTCCCTGTGGAGTTCGAGCCTGGCCCTCCTTCAGAAAAATTCACCTAGAACGTGCAAAATGTAggcaattattataattatcattgtTATGTTATTATTAGTGGTTGTAGTAGTGCTTGTGGTAGATGTATTTTTACGGTTGTTGTATGATTACGCGCAGTTTCGCGCACTCACCAGTTGCTGGAAAGCAGGCTGGTCGATGTCACTCTGCAGTGCGAAGTCACTCAGGACTTTCCAAGGCGGCTGGTAACTCTGCACCTCCACTTGGTTTGCCTGCAAACCACCGTCGTGCCTCTCTGGACTGGTCGCCACCATTGGAGTCCCTGTCATCCCCTGGATGTTCTGCAGATGGCCACGAATAATTGATTTGCAGTCATAAATAGTGATGAGGTAAACACAGCTACATacagactttattttttttagaaaaggcaAATACGTTAATCAGAATTTCCAAAGGTGTTTTTACAACTGGACATATTTGTCGTAAAGTCTTTGACTCATTACAGATAGAACCACTTACCGTTTTGTCATTGGGCTGCTGCTGATGGAGTTGTTTCATCAGTATGCTCCTCTTTTTGTCCTTGCAGCGCTTGTTTTGAAACCAAACCCTGATGACTCTTGGACTGAGACCCGTCATCTCAACGAGCTGCTCTTTCATGAGAGCATCAGGTCGAGGGTTGGCATTGTAACATGTCCTCAAGGTATGGAGCTGCTTTTCGTTGAGGACTGTCCGGACGCGGGTTGTTTTCTCAGGCTGCTTGTGCACATGAGGTCGAAGCGCGGGCTGACGTGCCGAAATGGGCTCTGCTGCAAGAgaaaggaaaaagagaaaaacaattgttaaatacaaatatatgtaatattagGCTCTGATAAATGTCAAGAAAATTAGATGGATAATTCGGAGCTAGCTGAGGCCCAGCTTAGGTGGATATAGGCCCTACATTGTCTTGCGTGGGGTAggctgataataataataataataataataataataataataataataataattcacaaaaAAGTCAAATAAACATATAGATATTGTGGAGACGGAATGTTTGTGTTTCCTGGCTCGAAGCTAATATTTTTCACGCAAACACAAGAGTTCCATATTCTTCATATATTTGAAAGTTTGCTTTCGAGCCCGAGGTTGAGAGAAAATCCCTCGATGACTTAAAATGTATCCTCTCAACATATATTTTGGTAGTTTGCTTATACCCAGATGCAATTCTTAATTATGCATGTATTATGACAAAGAGTTTCCTTTAATaaacttcaaatgcagccttggtTGCAGTCCTTTTCTGATTATTAAGCTGCTGCTGGATGCAGTAAATTTGGAGGGGAGTGTAATCCAGTGCGTCATGCAGATAGGTTTACAACACTTAATTAAACCAATCTGTGCATAGCtctaaattttaaataatcaagTACGTTCGGTGCACTGCCGATAACATTACTTTAAAGCAGGTTGTAAATTGCTTTTTGTTAACAACCGCTTTTGTGGTGGTTTGCGTATTGCGTAAGATTATTTCATGGgaaatattttacacaaaatgtgttaCTCGCGTACGCGTGCGTAAACAGTGAAATCCGTGAACATGCATTAGTGATACGCTGTAAATAGCAGCAGTAGATTTTGTATTTAACCTTACTGTATGTCGAGGGTCTTTAAAATGTGAAGTTGCCCATCCTGAAACAAGCGCTTGAATTTGACGCTGATTTGTACTATTCGTTTAATTCTTCTACAAATAGTCTGGCTACCGCACAAAAACATCACACTTCTTATCGCATATTTCCTATTGAATTAGCCTTTAGGATGTTTTCAgtccattgtatttatttatgcattaataGTCAGGTAGGCTAAATCTATAGGATGACATTGTCGCTTCAGCAGAGAATATCCATTTCATGCTTGAATGGCTGAATTCAATAACAGTCAAACAGGAAAAATTAAACGAGTAGACTGTCAAACCACCACAAACTTGTGGTTGATTTGTTAAAGACATCATTATTCACGAATGGTTATGACCCAGATTTATTCATCTCGCAATACAGCCTATAACAGTGGACTGTGAGATGATGACAGTCATCATAAAACTGTTATTTCTGTCTGGAACGCGTTTCAAAAAGCTCAAGGTTTAGAGGAGGCTTACATCTATAGAAATTCCCAAAGACAAATAATCCTCAAGTCTATGAGCAAACAATTCCTTGCAAGTTGTAGGCTAGTAGAATGCCTACCTGCCATTTGTAAAGGTCTCGTCGGATGTAATGGGCTTAATGGGTCACCAGCACCCATTGTTGCCCGCTCCACCACGTCATGGTCGGCCCTGCAGAAGAGCCCATCTTCCCGCAGAGCGAACTCGTCTCCGGGGATGAGCTGCCGACTACACGCCACACATCTGAAACACTCGATATGATAAACCTTCGAGCGTGCTCTCATTACAAAGTCATTTTTGCTGAAACCGATGTTGCATTTTGCGCATTTAATCCCGTATAACCTGCAACAGAAACAAAAGGAGGCCTACATTATAATCTATGTAAtgtttaggtaaaaaaaaaagaaaaaaagaaaaaaaagaaaagaaaagaaaagaaaagaaaagaaaaagaaaggctatatatataaataaatggcatCCTAACAATCATTTTAACAGACACTCGATATAAGATTTTAAAAACTTCTGAATGTATTGATGGTAACTGCAACTTcataggaagaaaaaaaaactgttaaaatttatttacaaaacataacacacactataGGCAGATAAGTTggttaataatttataaattgtaCAATTCGTTTACTACGttgttattaatgttattatttgtgtatttattattattattattactgttgtattctaatgataataataatagcctaataataatatactactactactactactactaataataataataataataataataataataataaatgttctcTTCAGGCTATTATGAATATTTTTAAACAGTGGTGTTTATCCCTCACGCAAAAGTGCTCGcattaaataggctactgtattaTGTACTGTCAAAAATCGATTTAGTAGCCAATATTGCCATGAAATTTCGTACACCTTTTGCAGTGCCATGCATATGAACAAAGCTCCATAATAACTGCCGAATAATTGCACTGCAGACACATTTAGGGCAGAAGATTAGCATATAGgtgctgtggaaaaaaaaacaaaaaaacaaaaaaaatgaatgacAGCATGCGTCCGTAATGCACCCGTGAATAATAAGAGGTTACTGTCATTCAGTCCAACACACTCGAAAACTAAAACATGACCTAATTGATCTGATCTGCATTACCTGATGTAGTCCCGTTTACAGTACGTTTTTCCGTCTCGGACAAAACATGTACAGGACTCGTCCAGATATTGGTTACATTCTGCACATTTCAAACATGCCGCGTGCCACTCAAGGTCCGGGGACACTCGCAGAATATACTGGTCCTGGATTTGATTCCCACAGCCGACACACAACGAGATTAGACGCTTTTCTAATTGCGAAAGAGAGAACAGAAAACTttgtcagtattttattttatttttttaaatagaattataacactacacatttttgtCTTGTATTGCCCCAATCTGTCAATGTATTACTAAAACGATTTATTTAGAATTAGGGGCATTGTATGATGCATCTAATGAGGTATGACTGTAAAATAACTGGAATAAAGCCAGAAAATGACGCATTAGAATagacaaattaatttataataataataattataattattattataaattaaatatgcgGTCGTTAGGAATAATTTTAGTTATTTACACCAAGAAGAATGGTTTCACCCCTACAACAACAACGGCTTACACATTTCCTCCGATCTGTTCAAAACTTTTTCAACGTTTGCAGAACAGGGAAGAACGTTTTAAACTCAAACAACGTGTTTGCAGGCATCGTTCATATTTAGCcatttaaaaaagtaactgtCATGAGAAACACATATAGACATTAAAGCATAACTTACTTTTTGGAGGATCCCCCATATCTCCCATGTCAAGAAAGTAAGGCGGTGTTAGGTCCACTTTAAAAACGGAGAGCAGGCCCCTGGTGCCCGTGTTTTGATCAGTGAAGGTGGGAAAGTGGCCGAGGGTTCGAGGTGTTGCAGGACTTCCCGGAATCGAGATGCTTGCGATTAGATTTAGGGGTGTGTGTTGAGCTCCTGTGCTTGATCACAGCATTGATGGGCCACTCTTgtccctatctctctctctctctctctctctctctctctctctctctctctctctctctctctctctctctctctctctctctcaaactccgTTGGCttctgctcttctctctcttctccctcTCTCTATTGGTCTGACGTAGGACACTTATACGTCACCTTTTGGAGAAGCTGATTGGTTACGGAAAGACCACCAGCTGTTTGGAGCCCAGGCCGATGACTTGTGTTGCATTTACTTACACTTCATATTTCATTCATAGGCTACATTTTTTCTAATTTATGCGATCATTTTAAATGGAGCCAAAAGATATAGCCTAACAGTAAAAGTTAGAGTTTCTGCTTAATCTTTAAAATGAATCAGTTATAACTTTATTGAGCAGGACCTAATATAAGCAtactttttaaaacaattgtttgtttgtttttagacaCGAACTTTCAGCTTGAGGGtagctgtaaaaataaaatctgttttaaaaaaaaattgaccacCAGGTTTTCTTTTTTACGCATGCAACCTGTTTATGGCAAATGAAATATTATAAAGCATAAAGTAAACAGACAATTATTGCATTAGCTATGCCAAATCGTTCTGATAAATCTAGCCTTTAATGAAGTCAAAGATGAAAACTAATATCTGAACTAATCGACACAGGCCTATCTGAAGGGAATCTCTCTCTCGAACAATCTCCAGAATTTCACAGGGAAAGGTGCAAAGCCGTATTTAGgcagttgcacatgcacagggGTGCATAACACGATTGAAATCGATGGCACGTTTCAGGGTTGTCGCTATTCAAACTCAAACGCAATTACAGCACATAATTGCAGATAATGACCGTTTTAAACAGAGCGAGGCACGTGGTAATATATTCTCAATGTAAGGGTTGGACTGGTTGAACAAATAGGCTGAACATAGCACAGAGTTGCCAAATTTTCCAACCCTTTTACAGCGACCGGACAAGCTGAATTCAGGAAGAGCTGTCACGTTAACCCAAATCATTGAGATTGGCACAGTAATTCAGCACGCTTTTCTGGAACTTTTCAACACGTGATTTTGACATTTAttacccaatttttttttttttttttttttttttttgttacgaATCTGTAAGTCTCCCACTGTCAATGATGGGCAAGTGGTCGAAATATTACAGCAGGGTTGAAGTAACAGACTCAAGCACGCCCTCTTGTGTTAGCAACATGACCAAAAGCAAAGCCGCCAAACAAAGACATTAGGAAACTAAACATGAGCTAAAGCTTTCTGATCACATGTTAAATAACGCGGTTCACGAGTTGTTTTTGATTCAGTATTGAAGAAATGTAATGGCATTTAAATTTGAGGaaataaacatttcagttaatctATGGCATTGTTTTTCCAACAGCTGGTTATGTCCATTATTTTGTGTGATACTTAAGACCAAAGTTACAGCTTCTGGCCTCAGCATATTTATCCACAAAGGTATGGCAAATATGTTATTTGTAATATGGTTCAAATTTTGGCAATGCAgagctagagagagaggcagggagagagagagcatgtttaATAGTGATGGATGATTGATAGCAGATTTTGCAGGTGCACATGAGTGTAAAGTACTATGTGCCCATACTTCATCAAATCCATAAAATATTATATCTAAGTTCAGCAGGATAATAAACATATATTTGGGGAGAATGATTCCTGGATGTGTATTCtaaaacaaaaacatcactgAGCACCAAAAGGCATGACGAAAAAGAGAACAAAATAGATTGCAAAGGGATTTTCTTCAGCAACATCCATTAATGGTTTTGTAAATTAAACATTtccaatgcaaaataaaaataaactgtgttgGCTGTTGCAAATTAACACTAACAGCAAGTACTATTTCATggataaataataaaagaaaaaaaataataaaaaaaaaaacaaaaaca
Encoded proteins:
- the LOC127429693 gene encoding insulin gene enhancer protein isl-1 isoform X2, translating into MGDMGDPPKKKRLISLCVGCGNQIQDQYILRVSPDLEWHAACLKCAECNQYLDESCTCFVRDGKTYCKRDYIRLYGIKCAKCNIGFSKNDFVMRARSKVYHIECFRCVACSRQLIPGDEFALREDGLFCRADHDVVERATMGAGDPLSPLHPTRPLQMAEPISARQPALRPHVHKQPEKTTRVRTVLNEKQLHTLRTCYNANPRPDALMKEQLVEMTGLSPRVIRVWFQNKRCKDKKRSILMKQLHQQQPNDKTNIQGMTGTPMVATSPERHDGGLQANQVEVQSYQPPWKVLSDFALQSDIDQPAFQQLVNFSEGGPGSNSTGSEVASMSSQLPDTPNSMVASPIEA
- the LOC127429693 gene encoding insulin gene enhancer protein isl-1 isoform X1, with the protein product MGDMGDPPKKKRLISLCVGCGNQIQDQYILRVSPDLEWHAACLKCAECNQYLDESCTCFVRDGKTYCKRDYIRLYGIKCAKCNIGFSKNDFVMRARSKVYHIECFRCVACSRQLIPGDEFALREDGLFCRADHDVVERATMGAGDPLSPLHPTRPLQMAAEPISARQPALRPHVHKQPEKTTRVRTVLNEKQLHTLRTCYNANPRPDALMKEQLVEMTGLSPRVIRVWFQNKRCKDKKRSILMKQLHQQQPNDKTNIQGMTGTPMVATSPERHDGGLQANQVEVQSYQPPWKVLSDFALQSDIDQPAFQQLVNFSEGGPGSNSTGSEVASMSSQLPDTPNSMVASPIEA